The Sorangiineae bacterium MSr11367 genome window below encodes:
- a CDS encoding AAA family ATPase, giving the protein MSEQFEAGLKQAAAAVNMLKDAIGRVVVGQSDVVNQVMWGLAAGGHVLLEGAPGLGKTLLVRTLSQCLDLRFSRIQFTPDLMPSDVTGTNVLVMDPSQRAAGAMFSVQKGPIFGQIVLADEINRATPKTQSALLEAMAEHAVTIGGTRHALEEPFFVLATENPIEMEGTYPLPEAQLDRFLLKVIVPNPSENELVEVLARTTGHEQGAPPRVLGRDGVLRLRSMCRDVVVAEPVARYAARLVRASDPTSPEAPDLVKRSLRYGAGVRGAQSLVLAAKAVALCEGRANVSFADVAGVAKPALRHRIIRSFEGEADGVSTDTVIDALLASVEARPASVDAERTRQA; this is encoded by the coding sequence ATGTCGGAACAGTTCGAGGCGGGACTCAAGCAGGCAGCGGCTGCGGTCAACATGCTCAAAGACGCGATCGGACGCGTCGTCGTGGGCCAGAGTGACGTCGTGAATCAGGTCATGTGGGGCCTGGCCGCGGGCGGCCACGTTCTGCTCGAGGGCGCACCGGGCCTCGGCAAGACGCTGCTCGTGCGAACGCTGTCGCAGTGCCTGGACCTTCGCTTTTCGCGCATTCAGTTCACGCCCGACTTGATGCCGAGCGACGTGACGGGCACCAACGTGCTCGTCATGGATCCGTCCCAGCGCGCGGCCGGGGCGATGTTCTCGGTGCAGAAAGGCCCCATTTTCGGGCAAATCGTGCTGGCCGACGAGATCAACCGGGCCACGCCGAAGACGCAATCGGCGTTGCTCGAGGCCATGGCGGAGCATGCGGTCACCATCGGGGGAACGCGCCACGCGCTCGAGGAGCCGTTCTTCGTGCTGGCCACGGAGAACCCCATCGAGATGGAGGGCACCTACCCGCTGCCCGAGGCGCAGCTCGATCGCTTCTTGTTGAAGGTCATCGTGCCTAACCCGAGCGAGAACGAACTCGTCGAGGTGCTGGCACGCACCACGGGCCATGAACAAGGTGCACCGCCGCGCGTGCTCGGGCGCGACGGTGTGTTGCGTCTTCGGTCGATGTGCCGGGACGTAGTGGTCGCAGAGCCGGTGGCCCGCTATGCCGCGCGGCTCGTGCGGGCGAGCGATCCCACGTCGCCGGAGGCGCCCGATCTGGTGAAGCGAAGCCTCCGCTACGGAGCCGGCGTGCGCGGTGCGCAGTCCTTGGTGCTCGCGGCCAAGGCGGTGGCGCTTTGCGAAGGGCGCGCGAACGTGTCGTTCGCCGACGTCGCGGGTGTGGCCAAACCCGCCCTGCGCCATCGCATCATCCGCTCCTTCGAGGGCGAGGCCGACGGTGTGTCGACCGACACGGTGATCGATGCCCTGCTCGCGTCGGTGGAGGCCCGCCCCGCGAGCGTCGATGCCGAGCGCACGAGGCAGGCATGA
- a CDS encoding DUF58 domain-containing protein, with translation MSLLDPAFARELEALRRKLRVRARSGAGGDHLGRRRGGSAEFLEHRPYAPGDDLRRIDWLAFARTGEPVFKLFRAEEDIVVRLVLDASASLDYGTPTKLVTAKRMAASIGYMALAQSERTQVVAANAGDFRMSEPTRGRASLPALLRALDGVDARGGTDLARTIDTVVQRSARPGLLVVLSDFMDPGPFDLAISRAASAGHDVALVQVLAQDEIEPNFEGDLAFEDAETADLVEVTVDARAIEAYLARLNGLLATVRALAKRCRGIYVRTTNVEPTISPVRRFVARGVD, from the coding sequence GTGAGCTTGCTCGATCCGGCGTTCGCGCGCGAACTGGAAGCACTTCGCCGAAAACTGCGGGTCCGTGCGCGCTCGGGCGCGGGCGGCGATCACCTCGGACGGCGCCGGGGCGGGAGCGCGGAGTTCCTCGAGCACCGGCCCTATGCCCCAGGCGATGACCTGCGGCGCATCGACTGGCTGGCCTTCGCCCGCACGGGCGAGCCCGTGTTCAAGCTGTTTCGTGCGGAAGAGGACATCGTCGTGCGGCTCGTCCTCGACGCGAGCGCCTCGCTCGACTACGGCACACCGACGAAGCTCGTCACGGCAAAGCGCATGGCCGCGAGCATCGGCTACATGGCGTTGGCCCAATCGGAGCGCACGCAAGTCGTGGCCGCGAACGCGGGCGATTTTCGCATGAGCGAGCCCACGCGCGGACGGGCGAGCCTCCCTGCCCTTCTGCGCGCGCTCGATGGTGTGGACGCGCGCGGCGGGACCGATCTGGCGCGCACCATCGACACGGTGGTGCAGCGCTCGGCCCGGCCGGGGCTCCTGGTCGTGCTCAGCGATTTCATGGATCCGGGGCCGTTCGACTTGGCCATCTCGCGTGCAGCCTCCGCGGGCCATGACGTGGCACTGGTGCAGGTGCTCGCCCAAGACGAGATCGAGCCCAACTTCGAGGGCGATCTCGCCTTCGAAGACGCCGAGACCGCGGACCTGGTGGAGGTCACCGTCGACGCGCGCGCCATCGAGGCCTACCTCGCACGCCTGAACGGGCTCCTTGCCACCGTGCGTGCTCTGGCCAAGCGTTGCCGCGGCATCTACGTGCGCACGACCAACGTGGAACCTACCATTTCCCCAGTGCGCCGCTTCGTCGCGCGCGGGGTCGATTGA
- a CDS encoding VWA domain-containing protein, with amino-acid sequence MALGGLEFLNPKGLWLLTALVPLIVLYILKVRRQRTRVGSTWLWAAAQRDLMAKHPFRKLVAELPLILQILALVALSIALARPAARGGKIAGDHVAIVIDTSASMGAGTRMDLARRAAHGVVAALEPGADAIVIEAAREAKLVSPPERDRRRLDAAVDALPVRELEGDLAPAIALAADRLRSMGGRRRIVLVTDGALAHDAPLAAADVPVQVITVGEPAPNAAIVRVDVRAGVDTATQHEQAQVFVMVRNYADRARDAFVTLRIDDRAEPVASRRVLLPAKDKTPVVLTFEPNVADRGKGLVVQLASEGDALALDDAAYGRVPSGYKMPVTLASRAPYSWVARALDADPSIDLQRITVDQLATVNVDPEALVIVEGACPENPPGRDLVVLAPPEGRCRETDVLAPVMQPQLTSWESGDARFRFLTLDGMHVARATPLRAIGSAASLVRAGTTTLIADASIPGKAVTLVGFDVGDSDWPLQASFVLFVRNLVEQARLHRAQGAAGPLRTGDPLRVAVPSGVGSVRVEGPGMADHEVAVSGGFVVVPAVDRAGIYHVRWSAPRVGATAIAANLTSEAESNIVARPVTVEAPGGAAAAVQTAPAHREWNTWLLALAAAILAFDLWWLTRRARTETVAKVGKSAIAIAILAALPLPYVWLAHAGVIRETYVRFGVPFALWFLLAGGAFVAWRLAKLPGRMGGGRRQFVTWLVAASILGALLAVAEPELGRPLDRTTLIVALDRSRSIDLVSAAEKRMTSELELAERGMHDDDRIGVVVFAADAQTEDPPRPKSDAPPPQRANVGRDGTDLAGAIRRSLAELPADTAGRIVLMSDGVQTRGDALSAAALAVAANVPIDVVPLDQRAIPDVRVVSVRAPVRADEGEPLDLRVVTSSAAPTDVEVRIKRDGELLHTGRAHIGAGEDVLRLRETAAAPGLHRYDVEVSALDPKADGAPEDNAGSAFVRVRGPSLALVLEGDRGKGEPLAQALEATGFQVAQRTTSGVPADVGELAGFDLVILSDVRASDLAPSQIDALASYTKDLGGGLLLMGGDRSMGPGGYARTPIEDVSPVSFDLKEEKRRASLAEVIVIDYSGSMGMTVGGKTKLALANEAAARSASLLGPGDRLGVEHVDDHVAWTIPVGPVSDVDAIAKKIQSVDVGGGGIYTDIALREGYDALAKESVNLKHLLLFADGDDAERLGGCRAMVKSAMDRGMTTSVISLGRGNDTAELEVLSKIGGGRFYLIDDASKLPAVFSQETILASKGAIKETPFHAGVGSPMPATRGIDFGSAPALGGYVIAVKKPRATVGLVAEEGDPLLATWSVGIGRASAFTSDFKDRWGRDWLRFPGATKMFGQLARDTARKADDPRVRLESDTSGGELHVRADVVGDDGRAQTFRRLTVHVAGPDGFARDVALEAVGAGRYAASVPLSRPGTYVATAKDELSGEAVGTTGAAMMAGEELRPTGTDRALLARIAMMSGGKVRDTLAGIYDERGPRRFAYSPLVAPLALLAAVAMVLGVGARRLGVPDFAATAWARMRSAKEHRRERRTEAAQRARELERLNAALLATKRKAPPPGAKPLTSPPPPPSGPQVPRPPGSPSPNPPANPAERELTAAEKLALRRRERR; translated from the coding sequence ATGGCACTCGGCGGTCTGGAGTTCCTCAACCCCAAAGGCCTGTGGCTGCTCACGGCCTTGGTGCCGCTCATCGTCCTCTACATTTTGAAGGTGCGCCGGCAGCGCACGCGCGTCGGCTCGACGTGGCTCTGGGCCGCAGCCCAACGCGATTTGATGGCCAAGCATCCGTTCCGCAAGCTCGTGGCGGAGCTCCCGTTGATCCTGCAAATCCTCGCGCTGGTGGCCCTGTCCATCGCGCTGGCGCGGCCGGCGGCCCGCGGCGGGAAGATCGCCGGCGATCACGTGGCCATCGTGATCGACACCAGTGCGTCGATGGGGGCCGGCACGCGCATGGATCTCGCGCGGAGAGCGGCGCACGGTGTGGTCGCGGCCCTCGAACCAGGGGCCGATGCCATCGTGATCGAAGCGGCCCGCGAGGCGAAGCTCGTCTCGCCCCCCGAGCGCGATCGCCGCCGGCTCGATGCCGCGGTGGATGCACTTCCGGTGCGGGAGCTCGAAGGCGATCTGGCGCCAGCCATTGCCTTGGCCGCCGATCGGCTGCGGAGCATGGGCGGGCGCCGGCGCATCGTGCTGGTGACCGATGGCGCGCTCGCGCACGATGCTCCGCTCGCCGCCGCGGACGTGCCGGTCCAAGTCATCACCGTGGGCGAGCCGGCGCCGAACGCGGCCATCGTGCGCGTGGACGTACGCGCAGGCGTCGACACGGCCACGCAGCACGAACAGGCGCAGGTCTTCGTCATGGTGCGCAATTACGCGGACCGCGCACGCGACGCCTTCGTGACCTTGCGCATTGACGATCGCGCAGAGCCCGTCGCCTCGCGCCGCGTTCTCTTGCCGGCGAAGGACAAAACGCCGGTGGTGCTGACCTTCGAGCCCAACGTGGCCGATCGCGGCAAGGGGCTCGTGGTGCAGCTCGCCTCCGAGGGCGATGCGCTGGCGCTCGACGACGCGGCCTACGGGCGCGTGCCGTCGGGGTACAAAATGCCGGTCACCCTGGCATCCCGCGCGCCGTACTCGTGGGTGGCGCGTGCGCTCGATGCCGATCCGAGCATCGATCTGCAGCGCATCACCGTGGACCAACTGGCGACGGTCAACGTCGACCCTGAGGCGCTGGTCATCGTCGAGGGTGCATGCCCGGAGAATCCGCCGGGCCGCGATCTGGTGGTGCTCGCGCCACCGGAGGGGCGCTGCCGCGAGACGGACGTCCTCGCCCCCGTGATGCAGCCGCAGCTCACGTCGTGGGAATCGGGGGATGCGCGCTTTCGCTTTCTCACCTTGGACGGCATGCACGTGGCACGCGCCACTCCGCTGCGCGCCATCGGGTCGGCGGCGTCGCTCGTCCGCGCAGGTACGACGACGTTGATCGCGGATGCGTCCATCCCCGGCAAGGCGGTGACCCTCGTCGGGTTCGACGTGGGCGACAGCGATTGGCCGCTTCAAGCGTCGTTCGTGCTGTTCGTGCGCAACCTGGTCGAGCAGGCGCGCCTCCACCGCGCGCAAGGGGCCGCGGGGCCTTTGCGCACGGGCGATCCGCTGCGCGTGGCCGTGCCGAGCGGCGTCGGGTCGGTGCGCGTGGAAGGCCCGGGGATGGCCGATCACGAGGTCGCCGTCAGCGGCGGGTTCGTGGTGGTTCCTGCGGTGGATCGCGCGGGCATCTACCACGTGCGATGGAGTGCTCCGCGCGTCGGGGCCACGGCCATTGCCGCGAACCTGACGAGCGAGGCGGAGAGCAACATCGTCGCGCGACCGGTGACCGTCGAGGCACCGGGCGGAGCGGCCGCCGCCGTGCAAACCGCACCGGCGCACCGCGAGTGGAATACGTGGCTTCTGGCGCTGGCTGCGGCCATCCTGGCATTCGACCTGTGGTGGCTCACGCGTCGCGCGCGGACCGAGACCGTGGCGAAGGTCGGCAAGAGCGCCATCGCCATTGCGATCCTTGCGGCGTTGCCGCTGCCCTACGTGTGGCTTGCGCACGCGGGCGTGATCCGCGAGACGTACGTGCGCTTCGGGGTGCCGTTTGCGCTGTGGTTCCTGCTGGCCGGCGGCGCGTTCGTGGCGTGGCGGCTCGCGAAGCTTCCCGGGCGCATGGGCGGAGGGCGGCGTCAATTCGTGACCTGGCTGGTGGCCGCCTCGATCCTCGGTGCGCTTCTCGCCGTGGCCGAGCCCGAGCTGGGGCGGCCGCTGGACCGGACGACGTTGATCGTGGCGCTCGATCGCTCGCGGTCCATCGACTTGGTCTCCGCGGCCGAAAAGCGCATGACCAGCGAGCTCGAGCTCGCCGAACGCGGGATGCACGACGACGATCGCATCGGGGTGGTGGTCTTCGCGGCCGATGCCCAGACCGAAGATCCGCCGCGCCCGAAGAGCGATGCCCCTCCGCCCCAGCGCGCCAACGTGGGGCGCGATGGGACCGATCTGGCGGGGGCGATCCGGCGCTCGTTGGCCGAGCTGCCCGCCGACACCGCGGGGCGCATCGTGCTGATGAGCGACGGCGTTCAAACGCGCGGCGACGCGCTCTCGGCGGCCGCGCTGGCGGTGGCGGCCAACGTTCCCATCGACGTGGTGCCGCTGGATCAGCGCGCGATCCCCGACGTGCGTGTGGTCAGCGTGCGCGCGCCCGTGCGGGCCGACGAAGGCGAGCCGCTCGATCTGCGGGTGGTGACGTCCAGTGCCGCACCGACGGACGTGGAGGTGCGCATCAAGCGCGACGGCGAGCTTTTGCACACGGGCCGCGCGCACATCGGTGCGGGCGAAGACGTGCTGCGGCTGCGCGAGACGGCGGCGGCGCCGGGCCTGCATCGCTACGATGTCGAGGTTTCGGCGCTCGATCCGAAAGCCGATGGCGCACCGGAGGACAATGCAGGAAGCGCGTTCGTGCGGGTACGCGGGCCGTCGTTGGCGTTGGTGCTCGAAGGCGACCGCGGCAAGGGCGAGCCCTTGGCGCAGGCCCTGGAAGCCACGGGCTTCCAGGTGGCCCAGCGCACGACCAGCGGCGTGCCTGCGGACGTGGGCGAGCTCGCGGGGTTCGATCTGGTGATCCTGAGCGACGTGCGCGCGAGCGATCTCGCGCCGTCGCAGATCGACGCGCTGGCCAGCTACACGAAGGACCTGGGCGGCGGTCTTCTGCTGATGGGCGGCGATCGGTCGATGGGGCCGGGCGGCTACGCGCGCACCCCCATCGAAGACGTGTCGCCGGTATCGTTCGATTTGAAGGAGGAGAAACGCCGAGCCTCCCTCGCGGAAGTCATCGTCATCGATTACTCCGGTTCGATGGGCATGACGGTGGGCGGCAAGACGAAGCTGGCCCTCGCCAACGAGGCCGCCGCGCGCTCGGCATCACTCCTCGGGCCGGGGGATCGGCTCGGCGTGGAGCACGTGGACGATCACGTGGCGTGGACCATCCCCGTGGGCCCGGTCAGCGATGTCGATGCCATTGCGAAGAAGATTCAGTCCGTGGACGTGGGCGGTGGCGGTATCTACACGGACATTGCGCTGCGCGAGGGGTACGACGCGCTGGCAAAGGAGTCGGTGAATTTGAAGCACCTGCTGCTTTTTGCCGATGGCGATGACGCCGAGCGGCTCGGCGGATGCCGCGCGATGGTGAAGAGCGCGATGGACCGCGGAATGACGACCAGCGTGATCTCCTTGGGGCGGGGCAACGACACCGCCGAGCTGGAGGTGCTGTCGAAGATTGGCGGCGGGCGCTTCTACTTGATCGACGACGCGAGCAAGCTGCCGGCCGTGTTCTCGCAAGAGACGATTCTGGCGAGCAAGGGCGCCATCAAGGAGACGCCGTTCCATGCCGGCGTGGGTTCGCCGATGCCGGCCACGCGCGGGATCGATTTCGGCAGCGCCCCGGCGCTCGGCGGGTATGTCATCGCGGTGAAAAAGCCGCGCGCGACGGTGGGGCTGGTGGCCGAGGAGGGCGATCCGCTGCTGGCCACGTGGTCGGTGGGCATCGGCCGCGCATCCGCGTTCACGAGCGACTTCAAGGATCGATGGGGGCGCGATTGGTTGCGCTTTCCGGGGGCGACGAAGATGTTCGGCCAGCTGGCGCGCGATACGGCGCGCAAGGCGGACGATCCGCGGGTGCGCCTGGAGAGCGATACCTCGGGGGGCGAGCTTCATGTGCGCGCCGACGTGGTGGGCGACGATGGGCGTGCGCAAACGTTTCGGCGGTTGACGGTGCACGTGGCGGGGCCGGATGGCTTTGCGCGCGATGTGGCGCTGGAGGCCGTGGGCGCTGGGCGCTATGCGGCGTCGGTCCCGCTGTCACGGCCGGGAACGTACGTGGCCACGGCCAAGGACGAATTGAGCGGCGAGGCCGTGGGAACGACGGGCGCCGCGATGATGGCGGGCGAGGAGCTGCGCCCCACGGGGACGGATCGCGCGCTGCTCGCGCGCATTGCCATGATGAGCGGCGGCAAGGTGCGCGATACCCTGGCGGGTATCTACGACGAACGCGGACCGCGTCGTTTCGCGTATTCGCCGCTGGTGGCCCCATTGGCGCTTCTCGCCGCCGTGGCCATGGTGCTCGGCGTGGGTGCACGCCGCCTCGGGGTGCCCGATTTTGCCGCGACGGCGTGGGCGCGCATGCGAAGTGCCAAGGAACACCGACGCGAGCGGCGGACCGAAGCCGCTCAACGCGCACGCGAGCTGGAACGGCTCAATGCCGCGCTCCTCGCGACGAAGAGGAAGGCGCCTCCGCCCGGGGCGAAACCCCTCACGTCTCCCCCACCCCCACCCTCCGGCCCTCAAGTCCCCCGCCCACCCGGGAGCCCAAGTCCCAATCCGCCGGCGAATCCCGCCGAACGTGAGCTCACCGCGGCCGAGAAACTCGCGCTCCGCCGCCGCGAACGCCGTTAA
- a CDS encoding serine/threonine protein kinase, protein MKSCPKCQRVYPNDAGFCAADGTGLVFTSMVPVASEDDRRIGLRLCNRYEIRRVIADGGMGRVYEGVDKATDTRIAVKVLHDDVARDEVSVERFRREFEISAKLPHDHIVQVLDFQQDPQTRDWLMVMEFLDGEELRLVLRREHSIAPERVIRMLSQTAIGLDAAHAINFVHRDLKPDNLFLCGSRDGDIVKILDFGSVKDKNTDAKKLTVLGTTIGSPYYMAPEQAQGLETLDSRADVFALAAIAYECLCGGVPFPGTNGPSILLAILTKDADAPSVRCQGRSNPPPPALDDVMEEALAKNPNIRTQSVGMLADAVGRAYGLTGDHFAWARMAQGELAQLIETARPHLLKTRQLNVLEAAADPFAMPAHAGAGMGAGLAHAQSASGGIVVQAPDGGAVPYGALGGNPAAGTYTPAIAPPPMHQYDARAAEVAARTANTVPGRSNGVEDEPIEIAGLSSKGQPKWLLPAIAGGVVLLLLIVVLVAMK, encoded by the coding sequence GTGAAGAGTTGTCCCAAGTGCCAACGGGTGTACCCCAACGATGCCGGCTTTTGTGCCGCGGACGGCACGGGACTCGTCTTCACGAGCATGGTCCCTGTGGCGAGCGAGGACGACCGCCGCATTGGCCTACGTCTTTGTAACCGCTACGAGATTCGGCGGGTCATCGCCGACGGCGGCATGGGGCGCGTGTACGAGGGCGTCGACAAGGCCACGGACACGCGCATTGCCGTCAAAGTTTTGCACGACGACGTCGCGCGGGACGAAGTGTCGGTCGAACGCTTCCGCCGCGAATTCGAAATAAGTGCAAAGCTCCCGCACGATCATATCGTCCAGGTTTTGGACTTTCAGCAGGATCCGCAGACCCGCGACTGGCTGATGGTGATGGAGTTCCTCGACGGCGAGGAGCTTCGCCTGGTGCTGCGCCGCGAGCATTCGATTGCGCCGGAGCGGGTCATTCGCATGCTGTCGCAGACGGCGATCGGGCTGGATGCGGCGCATGCCATCAACTTCGTTCACCGCGATTTGAAGCCGGACAATCTGTTTTTGTGCGGCAGCCGCGATGGCGACATCGTGAAGATTTTGGACTTCGGTTCGGTGAAGGACAAGAACACCGACGCGAAGAAGCTCACGGTGCTGGGGACCACGATTGGGTCGCCGTATTACATGGCTCCGGAGCAGGCGCAGGGCTTGGAGACGCTGGACAGCCGCGCGGACGTGTTCGCGCTGGCCGCCATTGCCTACGAGTGTCTGTGCGGCGGGGTGCCGTTTCCCGGGACCAATGGTCCGTCGATTCTCTTGGCCATCCTGACCAAGGACGCCGATGCGCCGAGCGTGCGCTGCCAAGGTCGCTCCAATCCTCCGCCGCCCGCGTTGGACGACGTGATGGAAGAGGCCCTGGCGAAGAACCCGAACATCCGCACCCAGTCGGTGGGCATGCTCGCGGACGCGGTGGGCCGCGCCTATGGGCTCACGGGCGACCATTTCGCGTGGGCGAGGATGGCGCAGGGAGAGCTTGCGCAGCTCATCGAAACGGCGCGGCCGCACCTGCTGAAGACGCGACAGCTCAACGTGCTCGAGGCTGCAGCCGATCCGTTTGCGATGCCGGCGCATGCCGGAGCGGGCATGGGCGCTGGGCTCGCGCACGCGCAGAGTGCGTCGGGCGGCATCGTGGTGCAGGCCCCCGATGGCGGCGCCGTTCCCTACGGTGCACTTGGTGGCAATCCCGCGGCGGGGACGTACACGCCCGCGATCGCGCCGCCACCCATGCACCAATACGACGCGCGCGCCGCGGAAGTCGCCGCACGCACCGCCAACACGGTGCCGGGTCGATCCAACGGCGTCGAGGACGAGCCCATCGAGATCGCGGGGCTTTCGTCCAAGGGACAGCCGAAGTGGCTGTTGCCTGCGATCGCGGGCGGCGTGGTGTTGCTGCTGCTGATCGTCGTTCTCGTTGCGATGAAGTAG
- a CDS encoding ABC transporter permease has translation MKLLERWLAEPNAIWMREMRQSARLGRTPWILFALTLSISLLMCSIGGIAAARNTSPANLGSWLFQVFFSLAYLVVVVVGPAVAANSIASEREGRTWEAVLLTGLTPTDIARGKFLAAYTTIALYIVVLAPVGALSFLFGGVTATEVIIAFFFLFLLAALGVAFGLAISSLMSSLRGAIVVTLILAICIGPLAYSMFGFGSSFAVHQIWNDVPEAHPIWLPLAYSRAPFGLEYVALLLGVPLLLVLVPVWFLYETTIANLTGEADDRSSGVKRWFLVCTPLLAVAAAIPSAAATTVERAAMWAIWGLALFSLHAGFCVLRFGAEPPGPSRRVRIHWERDGAGLVRRFLGPGLVKTQVLATLLGLLGMALIAGVDIAFIARHGMALASTHEAIEQVLLFTAYEMFFYVFVVGLISWLRARNPSPWAARLVACSILFLIAVGPWVAALIGGVTDSRGHDWLVAGAPSPFYVIVMLRDVHHPTTDGIPSAIAGLTCAAIWGILGVVLLALASRRCRRTVATHDAALAQADAALAAEDQAGTGLEAT, from the coding sequence ATGAAGCTCCTCGAGCGCTGGCTCGCCGAGCCCAATGCCATCTGGATGCGGGAGATGCGCCAGTCGGCACGCCTTGGGCGCACGCCGTGGATCCTCTTCGCACTCACCTTGAGCATTTCGCTTCTCATGTGCTCCATCGGCGGCATCGCCGCCGCGCGCAACACCAGCCCCGCCAACCTCGGGAGCTGGCTCTTTCAGGTCTTCTTCTCACTCGCCTACCTCGTCGTGGTCGTCGTGGGGCCGGCCGTCGCGGCCAACAGCATCGCCTCCGAGCGCGAAGGGCGCACGTGGGAGGCCGTTCTCCTCACGGGCCTCACGCCCACGGACATCGCGCGCGGCAAATTCCTCGCCGCGTACACTACCATTGCCCTTTACATCGTCGTGCTCGCGCCGGTGGGCGCGCTCTCGTTCCTCTTTGGCGGCGTCACCGCCACGGAGGTCATCATCGCCTTCTTCTTCCTCTTCTTGCTCGCGGCGCTGGGGGTCGCGTTCGGGCTGGCCATCAGCTCGCTCATGTCGAGCCTGCGCGGCGCCATCGTCGTCACCTTGATCCTGGCCATTTGCATCGGCCCGCTCGCCTATTCGATGTTTGGCTTCGGCAGCTCCTTCGCCGTGCATCAAATCTGGAACGACGTGCCCGAGGCGCACCCCATCTGGCTCCCCCTCGCCTATTCGCGCGCCCCGTTCGGGCTGGAATACGTCGCGCTGCTTCTGGGCGTGCCACTCTTGTTGGTGCTGGTGCCCGTGTGGTTCCTCTACGAGACGACCATCGCCAACCTGACCGGCGAGGCCGACGACCGCTCGAGCGGCGTGAAGCGTTGGTTTCTCGTGTGCACGCCGCTCCTGGCCGTCGCCGCGGCCATTCCCAGCGCCGCCGCCACCACCGTGGAGCGCGCGGCGATGTGGGCCATCTGGGGGCTCGCGCTGTTTTCGCTTCATGCAGGCTTCTGCGTGTTGCGCTTCGGCGCCGAGCCGCCGGGCCCCTCGCGGCGCGTGCGCATCCATTGGGAGCGCGATGGCGCGGGGCTCGTTCGGCGCTTTCTCGGCCCGGGTCTGGTGAAGACGCAGGTGCTGGCCACCCTCCTCGGGCTCCTGGGGATGGCGCTCATCGCGGGGGTGGACATCGCGTTCATCGCGCGTCACGGCATGGCCCTCGCCTCCACGCACGAAGCCATCGAACAGGTGCTCCTCTTCACAGCCTACGAGATGTTCTTCTACGTCTTCGTCGTCGGGCTGATCTCCTGGCTGCGCGCGCGCAATCCGAGTCCGTGGGCCGCGCGCCTCGTGGCCTGCAGCATCCTCTTTCTCATCGCGGTCGGGCCCTGGGTGGCTGCGCTCATCGGCGGTGTGACCGACTCGCGCGGGCACGATTGGCTCGTGGCCGGTGCGCCGAGTCCCTTTTACGTCATCGTGATGCTCCGCGACGTCCATCATCCGACGACGGACGGCATTCCCTCGGCCATCGCCGGTCTCACGTGCGCCGCGATTTGGGGCATCTTGGGCGTGGTCTTGCTCGCGCTGGCCTCGCGGCGGTGCCGGCGTACGGTGGCCACCCATGATGCAGCTTTGGCCCAAGCCGATGCGGCCCTCGCCGCGGAGGACCAGGCAGGAACGGGGCTCGAGGCCACGTGA
- a CDS encoding ABC transporter ATP-binding protein, whose protein sequence is MTTATTTAPAIRVRHLWHRFGRFDVLRDVSFDVAHGEIFGFIGPNGAGKTTTIRVMSTLLEPLAGRVEIDGYDVTIDPDAVRKIIGYMPDHAGVYERVTVREYLEFFADAYRVPTAGTSYAVVDAVMELTDLTKLRDKLVATMSKGMKQRLQLARTLLHDPKVLILDEPASDLDPRARIEIRDLLVELRNLGKTIFLSSHILTELADVCTSVAILERGRLVVSGPISEIARRLEPPPAPAPSEGAPAVPAPSPSEVRGSPRPTFNAAGGSGWGAAAPIPTRTVKLRVLAPGEAVAAALTGMPNVHRVAPGPAHTVLVTYAGDDTMVAYIVRALVMANIGVSGVEPERNELERIFLEVTKGEVQ, encoded by the coding sequence GTGACGACGGCGACGACCACCGCTCCGGCGATCCGGGTGCGGCATCTGTGGCATCGATTCGGGCGGTTCGACGTGCTGCGCGACGTGAGCTTCGACGTGGCGCACGGCGAGATTTTCGGCTTCATCGGGCCGAATGGTGCGGGCAAAACGACCACGATTCGCGTGATGTCGACCTTGCTCGAGCCCCTCGCGGGGCGCGTGGAAATCGATGGCTACGACGTGACCATCGATCCGGACGCTGTGCGCAAGATCATTGGCTACATGCCCGACCACGCCGGCGTGTACGAACGCGTGACGGTGCGCGAGTACCTGGAGTTCTTCGCGGACGCGTACCGCGTGCCGACGGCGGGAACGAGCTACGCCGTGGTCGACGCCGTGATGGAGCTGACCGATTTGACGAAGCTGCGCGACAAGCTCGTGGCCACCATGTCGAAGGGCATGAAGCAGCGGCTGCAACTGGCGCGCACGTTGCTGCACGATCCCAAAGTGCTCATTTTGGACGAGCCAGCGAGCGATCTGGATCCGCGCGCCCGCATCGAGATTCGCGACCTTTTGGTGGAGCTGCGCAACCTCGGAAAGACGATTTTTCTATCGAGCCACATTTTGACCGAGCTCGCCGACGTGTGCACCTCGGTGGCCATTTTGGAACGGGGCCGCCTCGTCGTATCGGGCCCCATTTCCGAAATCGCACGCCGCCTCGAGCCACCGCCGGCACCTGCCCCCTCCGAAGGCGCCCCCGCCGTCCCGGCTCCCTCCCCCTCGGAGGTCCGCGGCTCGCCGCGGCCGACTTTCAACGCAGCGGGAGGGTCGGGGTGGGGGGCGGCAGCTCCGATCCCGACGCGCACCGTCAAGCTTCGCGTGCTCGCACCGGGCGAGGCCGTCGCCGCTGCCCTCACCGGCATGCCCAACGTCCACCGCGTCGCCCCCGGCCCCGCCCACACCGTGCTCGTGACCTATGCCGGCGACGACACCATGGTCGCGTACATCGTTCGCGCCCTGGTGATGGCCAACATCGGCGTCAGTGGTGTGGAGCCCGAGAGAAACGAGCTCGAACGCATCTTCCTCGAAGTCACCAAAGGTGAAGTCCAATGA